One Lacticaseibacillus rhamnosus genomic window carries:
- a CDS encoding hydroxymethylglutaryl-CoA reductase, degradative — MKFYEQTPEARRHQLVQEGSLTSTDAALLAAARTLPDATATRLIENAIGEFSLPMGIARNLMVNGQQHQVPIVNEEPSVVAAASNGARMVAENGGVLAHVGTHEVVAEVVLTDLADLNTARQILLAHQATIAAVANAAHPSMVQRGGGFRNLTVTILANRFLKLRLTLNPKAAMGANYANTVAEAVADAVTTWVDGTVLASILTNAPSELVTATVKLTPATLATKTLSGDEIAHKIVQLSDLAFVDPERAVTHNKGILNGVIGAVLATGNDTRAVAASVGAFAAATGQYQPLSRWLMRDGKLEGYLQMPLPLGAVGGAIGALPLAQAARRLGGYRDLATMQQVIAALGLVQNLAALRALAGPGIQSGHMKLQANALAIAAGAQDQEVPALVAALRAGEMDLAHAKMYLATIRSK; from the coding sequence ATGAAGTTTTATGAGCAAACGCCCGAAGCTAGGCGGCACCAACTTGTGCAAGAAGGGTCATTAACCAGTACAGATGCCGCTTTATTGGCTGCGGCACGCACGCTTCCTGATGCTACTGCGACTCGGTTGATTGAAAATGCAATTGGTGAATTTTCCTTACCGATGGGCATTGCGCGAAATTTAATGGTCAATGGCCAGCAACATCAAGTACCGATTGTTAATGAGGAACCCTCTGTTGTTGCTGCGGCCAGCAATGGTGCGCGAATGGTAGCGGAAAACGGCGGCGTTTTAGCGCATGTGGGTACCCATGAAGTGGTGGCAGAAGTGGTCTTAACTGATTTAGCAGATTTGAATACGGCTAGACAGATCCTTTTGGCCCATCAAGCAACGATCGCAGCTGTGGCCAATGCCGCCCATCCCTCAATGGTGCAGCGTGGCGGAGGCTTCCGCAACCTGACCGTGACAATCTTGGCCAACCGGTTTTTAAAACTTCGCCTGACGCTTAATCCTAAAGCGGCGATGGGCGCCAATTATGCGAATACGGTTGCCGAAGCTGTGGCAGATGCAGTGACAACCTGGGTGGATGGAACGGTTTTGGCCAGCATTTTAACTAACGCACCGAGCGAGTTAGTCACAGCAACTGTGAAATTGACACCGGCGACACTTGCCACAAAAACACTGTCAGGGGATGAAATTGCCCATAAAATTGTGCAGCTGAGCGATTTGGCATTTGTCGATCCAGAGCGCGCGGTGACGCATAACAAAGGCATTCTTAACGGTGTTATTGGGGCGGTCTTGGCGACGGGAAATGACACGCGCGCGGTTGCGGCCAGTGTTGGGGCGTTTGCCGCTGCGACTGGTCAGTATCAACCGTTATCACGTTGGTTGATGCGCGATGGCAAACTTGAAGGCTATCTGCAAATGCCATTGCCGCTGGGTGCTGTCGGAGGCGCGATCGGTGCATTACCATTAGCCCAGGCGGCCCGCCGTCTTGGAGGTTATCGCGACTTAGCCACCATGCAGCAGGTAATTGCCGCATTAGGATTAGTGCAGAATTTAGCGGCTTTGCGCGCATTAGCCGGCCCCGGCATTCAGTCAGGCCATATGAAACTGCAGGCCAATGCACTGGCGATTGCTGCCGGAGCTCAGGATCAGGAAGTACCTGCTCTAGTCGCCGCCTTACGCGCAGGTGAAATGGATCTGGCACATGCCAAAATGTATTTAGCAACGATTCGATCAAAATAG
- a CDS encoding thiolase family protein, which yields MEKVVILSAKRTPIGKLGGELAGASAVDLGVTAAKAAIKAARLDPQQLDQAIFGNVLQAGSGQNVARQIALHSGMATNSTAMTINEVCGSGLKAIRLGQAAIQLGEANAVLVGGTESMSQVPYYAEAMRAGHKFGDTALVDGLSRDGLNDAFSQQPMGITAENVASRFQISRQAQDEFALRSHLRAAAAAAEGRFKSQIAPVTISGRHGDVTIDTDSAIRPDTSLAQLAKLPPVFEVGGTVTAGNASGINDGAAALILMAKSKAEQLGLHYLATITDYTEVGIDPDIMGYAPKLAIDQLMQKTGQTLTAIDQVELNEAFASQSVAVMRDLGLTDEQVNINGGALALGHPLGASGARIMVSLLYNLAERRQQTGIAALCVGGGIGMAMQVTLHD from the coding sequence ATGGAAAAAGTTGTGATTCTTAGTGCCAAGCGGACGCCGATTGGAAAGTTGGGCGGTGAGTTAGCAGGTGCTAGTGCAGTGGATTTAGGTGTTACTGCAGCTAAGGCGGCGATTAAAGCAGCACGGCTTGATCCGCAACAACTGGATCAAGCAATTTTCGGGAATGTTTTGCAGGCTGGATCGGGCCAGAATGTTGCGCGGCAGATTGCGTTGCATAGTGGCATGGCGACGAACTCCACGGCCATGACGATCAATGAAGTTTGCGGCTCTGGGCTAAAGGCAATTCGGTTAGGTCAGGCGGCGATTCAACTAGGTGAAGCTAACGCGGTACTTGTCGGCGGTACCGAGAGTATGAGTCAGGTACCGTATTATGCTGAGGCAATGCGGGCCGGGCATAAGTTTGGCGATACTGCGTTGGTGGATGGTCTTAGTCGCGATGGGCTAAACGATGCTTTTAGTCAGCAACCGATGGGGATTACGGCGGAAAATGTTGCCAGCCGCTTTCAGATCAGTCGTCAAGCGCAAGACGAGTTTGCACTGCGCTCTCATCTGCGTGCGGCCGCTGCTGCTGCAGAAGGCCGGTTTAAATCACAAATTGCACCGGTGACCATTTCCGGCCGACATGGCGATGTCACGATTGACACGGATTCGGCGATTCGACCGGATACATCATTAGCCCAGTTAGCAAAATTACCGCCAGTTTTTGAAGTTGGCGGTACCGTCACGGCGGGTAATGCTAGCGGGATTAATGACGGGGCGGCTGCATTGATTCTTATGGCGAAGTCAAAAGCCGAGCAGTTAGGCCTCCACTATTTGGCTACCATCACTGACTATACAGAAGTCGGGATTGACCCGGACATCATGGGTTATGCGCCTAAATTAGCGATTGACCAGCTAATGCAAAAAACCGGACAAACTTTAACAGCCATTGATCAAGTGGAATTAAATGAAGCATTCGCCTCGCAAAGTGTTGCCGTGATGCGTGACTTAGGACTGACTGACGAACAGGTGAATATCAATGGCGGAGCGCTTGCTTTAGGCCATCCCTTGGGAGCATCCGGCGCGCGGATTATGGTTTCATTACTGTATAATCTGGCCGAACGCAGGCAACAAACCGGTATCGCGGCGTTATGTGTCGGTGGTGGTATCGGTATGGCGATGCAAGTTACTTTGCATGATTAG